TTTTTCACAACAATATTGAGCATTATTTCCAGCCCCTTGAATTGATGCAGTTGCTCCTTTAAAATCAATATTTAATCTTTTTAAGGCTTCTCTAACACAATAAATAACTCCATAACCTGTGGCTTCAGTTCTCCCTAAAGAACCCCCAACACCAACAGCCTTGCCAGTAACAAATCCCGGTTTCCTTCGCCTGGCAATAGTATCATATTCATCCATAATCCAAAGCATATCCTGAGGGTTAGTAGCTACATCAGGTGCTGGTACATCCATTTCAGGGCCAACAAATTCATAAACCTTTCTGACCCAACCGCGGCAAAGTTTCTCCGTTTCCCGATCAGAAAGCTCTCTGGGATTACAAACCACGCCACCTTTTCCTCCCCCCAAAGGAATATTAACTACAGCACATTTCCAAGCCATCATCATAGCTAATGCCCTGACCATATCTATAGTTTCATCTTCGGCAAATCTTAAACCACCTTTAGCTGGACCTCGAGCAGTGGAATGCTGAACGCGAAATCCGGTAAATGTTCTAGTTGTTCCATCATCCATTTCTACTGGAATTCTTACTCTAATTTCTCGTTCAGCTTCTCTTAAGAATTCTTGCATTGACTTATTTAAATTACACTTTCTGGCATTTTCATCAAACTGAGCTTGAACAATTTCAAAAGGATTCATTTCTTTATCTCGAGACATTATTAAACCTCCAAATATTTTATTATTTTACTTCACTAGAAACTATATACTTTTTTCTTAAGCTCTTTCCTGAAGATAAATAGGTATCAATAGACCGGGCAGCTATCTTCCCATCGCCTACAGCAGAAATAACAGTAGCTGATCCTCTTACTATATCACCTCCGGCAAAAATACCTTCACAGGTAGTCATTTTGGTTTTTTCATCAACTTCAAAATATCCCCATTGATTCACCTCCACACCCTTAGCACTTCTGGCTACAATTGGATTAGCCATTGTGCCTATGGCATCAATTACCATATCTACTTCTAAAACAAAGTTGGAATTATCAATAGGAATAGGCCTTCTTCTGCCTGATTTATCCTGTTCTCCTAGCTTCATTCTTACACATTCCATCCCGGTTACTCTTCCTTCCTTATCTCCCAGAATTCGGATCGGTAAAGTTAAAAAATGGAATATAATTCCTTCTTCTTCAGCATGATGTACTTCTTCTGCTCTGGCTGGTACTTCTGCCCTGGAACGTCGATAAACTATATATGATTCTTTAGCACCAAGTCGTAGAGCAGTTCGTGCCGAATCCATTGCTACATTTCCGGCTCCGATAGTAGCAGCTCTTTCCCTGATTTTTATTGGAGTGTCATATTTCGGAAATAAGTATGCTTTCATTAAATTAGACCGAGTTAGAAATTCATTAGCTGAATAGACATCATTCATATTTTCTCCGGGAATATTCATAAAACGGGGGGCTCCTGCTCCATTAGCCAGAAATATGGCATCAAACTCTTTTGTCAAATCTTTTACGCTTCTGGTAGCACCTACTACCTGATTACTGATCACTTTCACTCCTAATTGCTTTATCTCATTAACTTCATATTCAACAATTGACTTAGGAAGCCTGAATTCTGGAATTCCATATACAAGTACACCTCCAGGCTTATGTAATGCCTCAAAAAGAGTTACCTGGTATCCGATTTTAGCAAGGTCCGCGGCACAGGTTAATCCTGCAGGTCCAGAACCAACGACAGCAACCTTTATACCCTTCTGATTATCCGTATTCTTTATTCCATGTATTCCATTTTCCCTTGCCCAATCAGCTACAAATCGCTCCAATCTTCCTATAGCGATTGCTTTGCCACGTTTATTTAAAACACATTCTTTTTGGCATTGTTCTTCTTGAGGACAGACTCTTCCGGTTACCGCCGGTAAAGCATCTGTTTCTAGGATTGTTAAATAAGCCTTGGCAAAATCCTCTTCTACAATATATCGTATAAAAGTGGGAATATTTATTTCTGCCGGACATCCCTTCGTG
The nucleotide sequence above comes from Atribacterota bacterium. Encoded proteins:
- a CDS encoding Glu/Leu/Phe/Val dehydrogenase; this translates as MSRDKEMNPFEIVQAQFDENARKCNLNKSMQEFLREAEREIRVRIPVEMDDGTTRTFTGFRVQHSTARGPAKGGLRFAEDETIDMVRALAMMMAWKCAVVNIPLGGGKGGVVCNPRELSDRETEKLCRGWVRKVYEFVGPEMDVPAPDVATNPQDMLWIMDEYDTIARRRKPGFVTGKAVGVGGSLGRTEATGYGVIYCVREALKRLNIDFKGATASIQGAGNNAQYCCEKFVEYGGKVIAMSCWDPNDKKAYTYSCQEGINPDDLFAPGTLDKFGTINPEKAKSFGWKQEDADAWLRKSVIVLIPAALGSAVHKDNVKNIDFNTVKIYAEAANTPTTPEADKIIKEKGVFLIPDFLCNAGGVTVSYFEQVQNNMNYYWPKEEIFEKLNHIMTSAFNGVIDLAEKEKLYHRDAAYVIAIKRVAQAVEGRGWVRTKK
- the gltA gene encoding NADPH-dependent glutamate synthase is translated as MAEMIEMKERTKREQVPMREQSPSDRIHNFNEVPLGYTKEEAIFEAQRCLQCKNPTCTKGCPAEINIPTFIRYIVEEDFAKAYLTILETDALPAVTGRVCPQEEQCQKECVLNKRGKAIAIGRLERFVADWARENGIHGIKNTDNQKGIKVAVVGSGPAGLTCAADLAKIGYQVTLFEALHKPGGVLVYGIPEFRLPKSIVEYEVNEIKQLGVKVISNQVVGATRSVKDLTKEFDAIFLANGAGAPRFMNIPGENMNDVYSANEFLTRSNLMKAYLFPKYDTPIKIRERAATIGAGNVAMDSARTALRLGAKESYIVYRRSRAEVPARAEEVHHAEEEGIIFHFLTLPIRILGDKEGRVTGMECVRMKLGEQDKSGRRRPIPIDNSNFVLEVDMVIDAIGTMANPIVARSAKGVEVNQWGYFEVDEKTKMTTCEGIFAGGDIVRGSATVISAVGDGKIAARSIDTYLSSGKSLRKKYIVSSEVK